One Brassica napus cultivar Da-Ae chromosome A1, Da-Ae, whole genome shotgun sequence genomic region harbors:
- the LOC106407028 gene encoding 60S ribosomal protein L36a: MVNIPKTKKTYCKNKECKKHTLHKVTQYKKGKDSLAAQGKRRYDRKQSGYGGQTKPVFHKKAKTTKKIVLRLQCQTCKHFSQHSIKRCKHFEIGGDKKGKGTSLF; encoded by the exons ATG GTGAACATTCCAAAGACGAAGAAGACGTACTGCAAGAACAAGGAATGCAAGAAGCATACATTGCACAAGGTTACCCAATACAAAAAGGGTAAAGACAGTCTCGCCGCCCAAGGAAAGCGTCGTTATGACCGTAAGCAATCTGGTTATGGTGGTCAGACTAAGCCTGTCTTCCACAAGAAG GCTAAGACCACGAAGAAGATTGTCCTCAGGCTTCAGTGCCAAACTTGCAAGCACTTTTCGCAGCACTCAATCAAG AGGTGTAAGCATTTTGAGATCGGTGGAGACAAGAAGGGCAAGGGAACATCTCTTTTCTAA
- the LOC106409979 gene encoding CRIB domain-containing protein RIC5-like: MKGLLKGLRYIARIFEDDKEPEMQIGKPTDVKHVAHIGWEGPSATTPSWMHDYKSPTAEAKGSSNKKPREKQRNKGRRKASTGTNNSPAEFPSRVGGSTRPSRRSTGKQREQSTGSGSESGSGLDLPQQNDQSVGQKQSRQKKSKGTTGGGGGSSIGPAKTKQTDISVRAVIPSVGGLESSTGR, from the exons ATGAAGGGTCTATTAAAAGGATTGAGGTACATTGCTCGCATCTTCG AGGATGATAAGGAACCAGAGATGCAGATTGGAAAACCGACCGATGTGAAACATGTTGCTCATATAGGATGGGAAGGGCCCTCTGCTACGACCCCAAGCTGG ATGCATGATTATAAGTCTCCGACGGCTGAGGCTAAAGGAAGTTCCAACAAGAAACCCAGGGAGAAGCAAAGGAACAAGGGGAGGCGTAAAGCATCCACAGGCACAAATAACTCACCTGCAGAGTTTCCATCAAGGGTAGGAGGTTCAACAAGGCCATCAAGACGTAGCACGGGTAAACAGAGAGAGCAGAGCACGGGTTCAGGGTCGGAGTCAGGTTCAGGGTTAGACTTACCTCAACAGAATGATCAGTCTGTGGGACAGAAACAGTCGAGGCAGAAGAAGTCAAAAGGAAcaacaggaggaggaggaggatcgtCTATTGGGCCtgcaaagacaaaacaaacaGATATATCCGTGCGTGCGGTTATTCCTTCTGTGGGAGGTCTTGAAAGTTCTACAGGAAGatga
- the LOC106378960 gene encoding cytochrome P450 89A2-like — translation MEIWLLILVSLSVSLLLFRGRKSSSLPQLPPDPNFLPFLGTLRWLRQGFTGLNIYLRSVHHRLGPIISLRVSSRPAIFVANGSLAHQALVLNGAVFADRPPAAPTSKITSSNQHVITSGIYGATWRTLRRNLTSEILHPSRVRSYSHARRWVLEILSDRFRKHGSEEEPIVVVDHFHYAMFALLALMCFGDKLDEEQIKEVGYVQRRMLLNFSRFNILNLFPKLTKLIFKSKWEEFLQIRREQEDVLLPLIRARRKMVEEERKEENKDYVQSYVDTLLDLELPEEKRKLNENEIISLCSEFLNGGTDTTATTLQWIMANLVKNPEIQERLYQEIKGVAGEEAKEIEEEEAHKMPYLKAVVLEGLRRHPPGHMVLPHSVTEDTVLGGYKIPKKGTVNFMVAEIGRDPAVWDEPMAFKPERFMGEESVDITGSRGIKMMPFGAGRRICPGIGLAMLHLEYYVANMVREFEWKEVKGCEVDLAEKVEFTVVMKHPLKARAVPR, via the coding sequence atggagatatgGCTACTCATCTTGGTCTCTCTCTCCGTATCTCTGCTCCTCTTTCGCGGACGTAAATCCTCCTCCCTTCCGCAGCTACCTCCTGACCCCAACTTCCTCCCCTTTCTCGGAACACTCCGGTGGCTCCGACAAGGCTTTACTGGTCTCAACATCTATCTCCGTTCCGTCCACCACCGTCTCGGACCAATCATCTCCCTCCGCGTCAGTTCCCGTCCCGCTATCTTCGTCGCCAACGGCTCCCTCGCTCACCAAGCTCTCGTCTTAAACGGTGCCGTTTTCGCGGATCGCCCACCCGCGGCTCCAACCAGCAAAATCACTTCCAGCAATCAACACGTCATCACTTCTGGGATTTACGGAGCCACGTGGCGCACTCTCCGCCGAAACCTCACGTCCGAGATTCTCCACCCGTCACGTGTGAGATCATACTCCCACGCCCGTCGCTGGGTTCTCGAGATTCTCTCTGATCGATTCCGTAAGCACGGAAGCGAAGAAGAACCGATCGTTGTCGTCGATCATTTTCACTACGCGATGTTCGCGCTTCTCGCTCTTATGTGTTTCGGAGATAAGCTTGATGAGGAACAAATCAAAGAGGTTGGATACGTTCAGAGACGAATGCTTCTTAACTTCTCTAGATTCAATATCCTGAATCTCTTCCCTAAGCTAACCAAACTGATTTTCAAAAGCAAATGGGAAGAGTTTCTCCAGATCCGGAGAGAGCAGGAAGATGTTTTGCTTCCACTGATCCGTGCTCGGAGGAAGATGgttgaagaagaaaggaaagaagaaaacaaagactATGTTCAATCGTACGTCGACACTCTGCTCGATCTAGAGCTTCCAGAGGAGAAGAGGAAGCTAAACGAGAACGAAATCATCAGCTTATGCTCAGAATTCCTCAACGGTGGGACTGACACAACAGCTACGACGTTGCAATGGATCATGGCCAATTTGGTGAAAAATCCTGAAATCCAGGAGAGGCTATACCAAGAGATCAAAGGCGTTGCCGGAGAAGAAGCAAAGGAGATCGAGGAGGAAGAGGCACACAAGATGCCTTATCTGAAGGCCGTGGTGTTGGAGGGTCTCCGGAGGCATCCTCCGGGGCATATGGTGCTCCCACACAGCGTCACAGAGGACACTGTGTTGGGAGGGTACAAGATACCCAAGAAAGGGACGGTTAATTTCATGGTGGCGGAGATAGGGAGGGATCCAGCGGTTTGGGATGAGCCAATGGCGTTTAAGCCGGAGAGATTCATGGGGGAAGAATCGGTCGATATAACCGGAAGTCGAGGGATCAAGATGATGCCGTTTGGAGCAGGGAGGAGGATCTGTCCAGGAATCGGGCTAGCGATGCTGCACTTGGAGTACTACGTGGCGAATATGGTGAGGGAGTTTGAGTGGAAAGAAGTCAAAGGTTGTGAAGTTGACTTGGCGGAGAAGGTGGAGTTCACTGTCGTTATGAAGCATCCACTTAAGGCTCGTGCTGTGCCCAGGTGA
- the LOC106406932 gene encoding casein kinase 1-like protein 10, with protein sequence MEHVIGGKFKLSRKIGSGSFGEIYIGSNVQTGEEVAVKLEPVKTKHPQLHYESKVYMLLQGGSGIPHLKWYGVEGEYNCMAIDLLGPSLEDLFNYCTRSFSLKTVLMLADQLINRVEYMHIRGFLHRDIKPDNFLMGLGRKANQVYIIDYGLAKKYRDLQTHKHIPYRENKNLTGTARYASVNTHLGIEQSRRDDLESLGYVLMYFLRGSLPWQGLKAGTKKQKYDKISERKMLTPVELLCKSFPSEFTSYFHYCRSLRFEDKPDYSYLKRLFRDLFIREGYQFDYVFDWTILKYPQMGSSSRSKPNPKAALDTPGPSAEKSEMPSEGKDLRERFSGAVEAFARRNVWSPGIRSSKEVLVSEKTRNESARAVMSSSRPGSSGELSENRSSKLFSSGTQKIQPGQESKPTARLGRNDDALRSFDLLTIGSGKRK encoded by the exons atggagcATGTCATCGGCGGCAAATTCAAGTTGAGTAGGAAGATCGGTAGTGGTTCCTTCGGTGAAATTTATATAG GGAGTAATGTCCAAACGGGAGAAGAAGTTGCTGTTAAGCTG GAACCGGTGAAAACAAAGCATCCTCAACTACACTATGAGTCAAAAGTATACATGCTTCTTCAAGGAGGGA GTGGTATTCCTCATCTCAAATGGTACGGTGTGGAGGGTGAATACAACTGCATGGCAATTGACCTTCTTGGTCCCAGCTTAGAGGACTTGTTCAACTACTGCACTCGCTCTTTTTCCTTGAAAACTGTTCTTATGCTTGCTGATCAGTTA ATAAACAGAGTTGAATACATGCACATTAGAGGATTTCTTCACCGTGACATTAAACCAGACAACTTTTTGATGGGTCTCGGTCGCAAAGCAAACCAG GTGTATATCATCGATTATGGGCTTGCTAAAAAGTATAGAGATCTTCAGACACATAAGCATATACCATACAG GGAGAATAAGAATCTAACAGGAACTGCTCGATATGCAAGTGTCAATACACACCTTGGGATTG AGCAAAGTAGAAGAGATGACCTTGAGTCGCTTGGTTACGTGCTCATGTATTTTCTACGAGGAAG TCTACCATGGCAAGGTCTGAAAGCTGGTACCAAGAAACAGAAGTATGACAAGATTAGTGAAAGGAAGATGCTTACTCCTGTTGAG CTTCTTTGCAAGTCATTTCCCTCGGAGTTCACATCCTATTTCCATTACTGCCGATCATTGAGGTTTGAGGACAAACCAGATTATTCATATTTGAAAAGACTCTTCAGGGACCTTTTCATTCGGGAAG GTTATCAGTTTGACTATGTGTTTGATTGGACAATCTTGAAGTATCCTCAGATGGGCTCTAGTTCGAGATCAAAG CCAAATCCAAAAGCAGCTCTAGACACTCCAGGACCATCCGCAGAAAAAAGTGAAATGCCTTCAG AGGGGAAGGATCTGCGAGAAAGATTCTCAGGTGCGGTTGAAGCGTTTGCCAGACGAAACGTATGGAGTCCTGGGATTCGCTCTTCCAAAGAAGTG CTCGTGTCTGAGAAAACAAGAAATGAGAGTGCAAGGGCGGTGATGTCAAGCAGCCGACCTGGATCATCAGGTGAGCTGAGCGAGAACCGCTCAAGTAAACTGTTTTCAAGCGGTACCCAAAAGATTCAACCGGGCCAAGAATCTAAGCCAACCGCAAGGCTTGGGCGTAATGATGACGCCCTGAGAAGCTTTGATTTGCTTACTATCGGTTCCGGAAAGAGGAAATGA